The genomic segment TAGTAAATCTATAATTTATAGCAGAGAAAAAAGTAATTAAAGAAAGAGAGTGTTATTTTAGTAGTACGGTAGCCACTTTACTATGTTAGCTACCCCActatgcacctacgttaAATATAAATTCATAGTCTTTTATAAGCCCAAAGTTAATTGCTTACAAAGACCAGagcaacaagaaagaaagaaagtCTTGGATATATAGCTTATCCTGGATTCATAGTTCAACGAAGTTTGTTGCCAGGGAGGCTCGAGGATTACAGGAGCGACGTTCTGTACCCCAAACCCCCAAACGGGCCAGTCTCTTGCGTGCTGCCATTAGATGCTCCGGCCGCAGGCAAAGGCCCATTTACCGCCTCCTCTGGGGCAGCCTTTACATGTTCGCACGTTCTTCCGCATGGTTTGCTCGATGTAGATAAGCGACTCAGAGACTCTGTCCCGGTTACTAAAAGGCAATTTCAAAACCTCTTGAGCCGAATAGCACAACTGGTTTCCCTCAAGAGCTGTATCCTGGAACAAACCTGGGTACCGTGTATTTGTTATCTCGAGCGCCTTCTTGATAGCTACTTGGTCCATGGGAATGATCTGTACTATGGCAACAGGTTGAGAGGCCCACTGCTGGAGGTGTACTGCCGACTGCACATTACCCATAAACAAGCGGGCTAGTTGCAttgcctcttccttgtctTTGCCTTCATACGATGGGAAGGCCCCTTGGGCGATGTATTCAGCggccttctcaacatcaccagAGGTCACCACGCCGCCTTCGTCCACCCTGGCTTGAACTTGCTTATGGTAGTCAATAAGCCCAGTCAATGCCaattccatcttggccttgagaTGCGcgtccttgatcttggaAATATCGGCATCAGACGGAAATCTATCGTCGCAGGATCTGCCGCGTACGCGGTCAGCCTCTGCAAATTTAGATCCCATTAGCAAATTACCCGTCTTGCACAAGCCGCGAAACAGAGCGCGCCTCATCCAGTTCCCTTCTGGATGCTGCGTTGACGTGGGGTCGTGGCATCTTGCCGGCCAGCCACCGGTGAAGGGAATCTCTAACTGGCCCAACGGGTTGTTACAACGCTCTGGTACCACGACAGTCCTGCTGTCCCCGAGTGCGCTAACAGCTCTTGTAGCACAGTCATATGCCTCATTAAGGGTCTTGCCCTGAATGGTGCAGGATAAGAAGTCCCCTAGGAACGTAAACACAATAGTTGCTGGTCGACTAGGTAATGAGTCCAAGTTCTCGAGTACTGGAGCTCCTATTCTCTTGGTCACACCGTCGATTGCTGATAGTGTGACTGGTAGTTTCGCCGTGACGAAGCTTTGAACTGTGTTGGAATCTAGAGCTAAAGTTACAAGCTTGGAAAGGGTGTCCTTTTGTGACTCGTCAAGCTGCGGTAGCTCTcccaaggctgccaagttCTGTACACTGAAACTCTCTTCCTGAAATTCAAATGGTTTAGCTTCGCTCGAGCTGCTACAACTCGGGGTGAGCTGgtctgttgctgctgtccaAGGGtcgacaaagatgttgtTACTAGTATCCCTAATTTCAAAGTAAAAACCATattgagaagcagcagatggTGTCGAGTCTTGCGCGCTAACGTAGAGTATTCTAATGGGAATGTAGCTGTTCGCAGCGGCATTATACCGGAAATCGTAATAATCTGGTCCGTTTATTCGCCCCATTGTAATTACGTCGGCATTCGCGCTATTGAAGCCCGACTTGGCCTTATTACCAAGCCAAAGATATATAGTATCACTAGTAGCGAGCTTGAAAAGATAAGACCCAGCGTTCTTTGCATAGAAGTATCCAATATGCTGAACAACTGCATTGCTGAGGTCGAGGGGTGTCCCGTAGACCGCAGTAGTTAAAGATCCAACGTTGTTGGGTGGACCGGTACCGAGCTTAGCTGTAGTGCCGGCCACAGCAGGAGTCTGCCCTCTCAAGAGGGTAGGAATATCCAATGTCTTTGCCCAGGCATCTCCATCTCGTTGATAATTCAAGAGACTGTGCTGGGTGAGTTTTCCAGGTTGGACAACATCACCACGGCTTAATTTATAGTATGCCCATCGTAGCCCGGGAACACACTTGGTTAAATCTGGTGCTTCAGATGCGCTTGGTAAAGCTGCAACAAAAAGAGCCCGGGCTATAACCGAGGCGATGAGGATACGGACCTTCATGGTAGGTTTAATAAATTGCTAGAACAAAGCGCTGAGGGACTGTGTGTGAGAGTGATGAAGTTGGCATGTGGCAAACCTGGGTTTGGGATAGCTATTTATTATAAAATACAAAGATACTGGGAGATAAAATGCGTATGTAATGGTATGCTGCGTCGTCATATTTGCTGACTATTGTGGCTAGCCTATTTTGAACTATTGCCCTGAGGTGGAGTTATATTGGAACCCCTTGCATACACAGGTAATATATGGAGGCGAATCCTAAACGTTATTCATTTTAGAGAATGTATAGGAACCATACCAATTATCGATAGGATAGTACTTCTGTATTGTTGTATGTAATGCTGCATCGTACTCGCGACAAAAACCTAACCTACGTTATCTTTCGCCGTGCACACTGCCGAGGTACTAAATTAAATTAAATACACCAAGATGCATTACAAGATAATAGCATGGATCTTGTGACGGTAATAATTGGTTCCTAATAGAACAAGACTACTGTGCCCCTTGCATTATGTAGAAGCTAAAATGCTGCGTATTGCAACTTATAGTAGACTAGCGCGCCAGTAAGATGACTTGATTCTGCCCGCCTGATACTGCAAGTACTATGTAATTTTTGTTATTTATGATAGAATGCTGCAACATCCACAAGGTCTTTACACTGCGGGTCTGCACTGCGAATACCAGTCGTTTTGTTGATCACAGACAAGACCCTGAGCACAACTAGTTGGGCCGgtccaacttcttccaccGCATTGACCCCAGACATTGGATTGAGCAGAGCTCCCGCCGGGAGCTTGATTTGGGGCCATGACAGGAGCAGAGTTCCTGCCGGGAGCTTGATTTGGGTTTGGTGGCGTGACAGGACGCGGAGCTGGATTTGAAATTGCACCTGGATTAGTATTCTTAACCCGGGGTGGCGGTCTGGCCGGACCTCTAACCGGACCTCCGGCCTGACCTCCGGCAATTTCCAGACGACTCTGTGCGATTTCCCTCATGCGTTGTTCCTGGCCGAGAGTAAATTCAACAGAACATGGCCTGAATAAAGAGTCAGCAACTCTGCTGCGAACACCTCGCTGTGTAGAGGGCAAACTCACGAGTAATCCATAAAATTAAGCTCGTTGCTATACTGCAACGCGCCACATGCCTGGACGGTAGGTTGACTATTACCACCTTTTCCTCGATTCGTGCATTGGCCAGTTGGCCGTTCCTGCGGAAAGGTGTCTTCAATaccatctccaacaccacagcCCTCAAAAGTATGTCGTAAGCCCAACCAGTGACCGACCTCGTGGGTAGTAACCATGTCTTGCTTCGTCCAACCCTCCACCCCAGGCACAGTTCGGGCAAGCATCACGCATCCATCCCTTGCCAAGGCGTCTCCCCCGATTCTTCTGCCGCGACCAGGCATGGGAAACGTGCAAAATCCAGAGGCGCCATCCGGGATAGAGGCAATGTAATACAGGTTCAGGTCTGCGTAGCTCCCCTGGCGCAGTTGTCTCTTCATTCCCCCGTCGTCCTGGCCTTGAGCCCACGTCCTCTGGTTTGTGTACTTCGTGCCAACCAGGGTGAATGAGATTCCAGACCTGCTGTAATGTCTGTTCATGGTGTCGATGTTCTTTTTGACATTTTCTTCCTGTGGCCTGTGAATACGGGAGGTTGGGCAATTGGAGGCGAAGTCTACTTACGGATACGAAACCGCCTCTGCTGTTCTCCTCGGAGAATACCACATTTGCATACACGTTAAAGTTGTACCCCCCTTGCTCTTGGCGGTTTGTAAGGCTCGAATTGGGGGAATGCAGTgacttggcaaagtcgaTGAACTCTTGGCTGGCAGGCTTTTGACCACATGATCCTGCCTGCTGTCGCGGGAGTATCACGCTGCCCTTGATGGCGTTTGCCATCAAGATGGCGCTCAATGCCGGATAAATATACATGGAGAAATGAGTGATCCAGCACTTCTTGGATTGAAAATGAACGTGAACGAACTGAATTGAAtgtgaagatgccgaggaagaagtctTAGATGTACACGACATGTCGCTAGATTTAAATGATACGCTGGGGCATTTCTTTCGTAGTACATCCAACACATTCTTAGCTCTTCTTGGCGTGTTATGCACAATTCGGTGACAGACTCCTCAAGATCATGGAAGGCAGTATGAGCAAGGCGCGCGAGCGTCCCGCCCTGGGCTTGGCGTTACAGAACATGAGCCTTGAATCACACGTTCATGCTGATATGTTCCTTCTTGCATGGCATTTGAGGTAATTTTTCAACTTTAAGCTAAACTACCGTGCTATTTGGTTTCAGACATATAGTATCCATCTGAAGAAGATCATGCATACTGAGTTCAGAGCAATATGTTGTGTGCTATGACTGGGAGGGCGGACCCGTATTCGTCCTCATCTGCATGCACGTCTTGCCACAATCCAATACCTGCCACCGTATGGCTTGAACACGCCTGATATGAGTCGTTCGCCATACGGAAGAGCTGTTAGACGGATTCAGGATCCTTTTAGTAACCAATGCGGCCCCTTTCTTGGGGAGAGTAGAGGTGGAGTTGTGCCTACGATAACACGACTCGGCCTGCTGACTCATAAGTACCTGTCATCTGTAGTATGTTGGGACAAGACCATGACAAAGTTGTCGTGTTGGTCGTCTTCTTTCCATAGGAACAAGTGGGGAGAATAAGCTGTCTGACTTTGCACTTAATATATCCAGGTTTCAAGTGAATGGGGCCATGAACGTAAATGAGTCCGCCTTGCTCCCATAAAGCTTATGATCTGCAAGCAGCCCTGTGATCGACCTTCAAACGTCCGATGATCTACGGCGCACTTTATCTGGTACCAACGTTCTGCCACTTATCCTTGACGAAAATCATGCGTTCTTTATGAGGAGATGTACGATTGTTTGGGAACATCTATCACAGAGGCTGCGTAAACAGGTAAAACGCATGGCATTGAGACGAAATGACGTTTATAGAAAATAAAATTCCGTGTCGGGTCGTTAATTAGGAGTATTTGTGGGCAACTCGTCCTGTTCGACAAATATTCGACTGTTCACACCTACGCTGCCActtccatttccaacaatgACGTGCAACAGGATATTTGGGACGGCTATATCGCTGCAGACGTACATATAAATGCAGAAAGGTCTAGAACATGCAAAGTCTGATCACTCTATTAAGCTGGAAAGGAAACGAATACAATGGGCCTACGTTTCGAGACCCCGTGGGTAAAGATCCTCATTCCAGAGACGCATCTGGAAT from the Pochonia chlamydosporia 170 chromosome 6, whole genome shotgun sequence genome contains:
- a CDS encoding GLEYA domain-containing protein, with translation MKVRILIASVIARALFVAALPSASEAPDLTKCVPGLRWAYYKLSRGDVVQPGKLTQHSLLNYQRDGDAWAKTLDIPTLLRGQTPAVAGTTAKLGTGPPNNVGSLTTAVYGTPLDLSNAVVQHIGYFYAKNAGSYLFKLATSDTIYLWLGNKAKSGFNSANADVITMGRINGPDYYDFRYNAAANSYIPIRILYVSAQDSTPSAASQYGFYFEIRDTSNNIFVDPWTAATDQLTPSCSSSSEAKPFEFQEESFSVQNLAALGELPQLDESQKDTLSKLVTLALDSNTVQSFVTAKLPVTLSAIDGVTKRIGAPVLENLDSLPSRPATIVFTFLGDFLSCTIQGKTLNEAYDCATRAVSALGDSRTVVVPERCNNPLGQLEIPFTGGWPARCHDPTSTQHPEGNWMRRALFRGLCKTGNLLMGSKFAEADRVRGRSCDDRFPSDADISKIKDAHLKAKMELALTGLIDYHKQVQARVDEGGVVTSGDVEKAAEYIAQGAFPSYEGKDKEEAMQLARLFMGNVQSAVHLQQWASQPVAIVQIIPMDQVAIKKALEITNTRYPGLFQDTALEGNQLCYSAQEVLKLPFSNRDRVSESLIYIEQTMRKNVRTCKGCPRGGGKWAFACGRSI
- a CDS encoding cellulose-binding domain, fungal (similar to Metarhizium robertsii ARSEF 23 XP_007825549.1), translating into MYIYPALSAILMANAIKGSVILPRQQAGSCGQKPASQEFIDFAKSLHSPNSSLTNRQEQGGYNFNVYANVVFSEENSRGGFVSEENVKKNIDTMNRHYSRSGISFTLVGTKYTNQRTWAQGQDDGGMKRQLRQGSYADLNLYYIASIPDGASGFCTFPMPGRGRRIGGDALARDGCVMLARTVPGVEGWTKQDMVTTHEVGHWLGLRHTFEGCGVGDGIEDTFPQERPTGQCTNRGKGGNSQPTVQACGALQYSNELNFMDYSPCSVEFTLGQEQRMREIAQSRLEIAGGQAGGPLRVLSRHQTQIKLPAGTLLLSWPQIKLPAGALLNPMSGVNAVEEVGPAQLVVLRVLSVINKTTGIRSADPQCKDLVDVAAFYHK